From Deferrivibrio essentukiensis, the proteins below share one genomic window:
- a CDS encoding Tex-like N-terminal domain-containing protein produces MVEILAKEFNKQSKHVENLLKLHLDGNTVPFIARYRKELTGSMDENEIRDILERYEYLENLKKRKEEVIRLIDEKGKLTDELRVNILEAETLKEVEDYYAPYKSKRKTKADIAKEFGLAPLSDFIKVTAEESKIFEEAKKFVTEGVVSPEIAIEMAQDIIIEEIGHHIDIKNRIREIFKDEGVIVSAKSKDVTGRTVYEDYYEYEEKVKNIPSHRILAIFRGERQKILRVKINIDEGKGINSIKNILHKDIVFNVYIEASIQKALKRMLLPSIELEVRSELKEFAEEKAIKVFEENLKNILLTPPVKNKRILGVDPAFRTGCKYAAIDETGKLLNYGVIYPVEPQKDIDGSEKTLTEIIRKYNINAIAIGNGTASREVEEFVANMIEKHSLGVEYTIVSEAGASVYSASKIANEEFPELDLTIRGAISIARRVLDPLSELVKIEPKSIGVGMYQHDVNQNRLNEKLVNVIEDVVNKVGVDLNTAGYSILSYISGLNLSLAKKIVKFRDEKGKFKNRKELLNVAGIGENIYRQCAGFLKIYDGDELLDKMFIHPESYDATYKLFDYLSLKPENHKMVKLALKGKNIAEIAQRINIGLETLSDIIENLEKPEIDIRCNVAPVIFKKGVVDINDLDEGMILQGKVSNVVDFGAFIDLGLKNDGLVHISEMADRFIKHPSEVVELGDIVNVKIIKIDKERGRVSLSLKL; encoded by the coding sequence ATGGTTGAAATATTAGCGAAAGAATTTAATAAGCAATCAAAACATGTGGAAAATCTATTAAAGCTTCATCTTGACGGAAATACAGTCCCTTTTATTGCAAGGTATAGGAAAGAATTGACGGGAAGTATGGATGAAAATGAGATAAGGGATATTTTGGAAAGGTATGAATATTTAGAAAATCTTAAAAAACGTAAAGAAGAGGTTATTAGGTTAATTGATGAAAAAGGCAAACTTACTGATGAGCTGAGAGTAAATATTTTAGAAGCTGAAACTCTCAAAGAGGTTGAAGATTATTATGCTCCTTATAAATCTAAAAGAAAAACAAAAGCTGATATTGCAAAAGAGTTTGGCCTTGCCCCTTTGTCAGACTTTATTAAAGTTACTGCTGAAGAATCAAAAATATTTGAGGAAGCAAAAAAGTTTGTAACTGAGGGTGTGGTCAGCCCTGAAATTGCTATTGAGATGGCACAAGATATAATTATCGAAGAGATAGGTCATCATATTGATATAAAAAACAGAATTAGAGAGATATTCAAAGATGAGGGGGTCATCGTTTCAGCAAAGTCTAAAGATGTGACAGGACGAACAGTATATGAAGACTACTATGAATATGAAGAAAAAGTTAAAAATATCCCTTCCCATAGAATTTTAGCAATTTTCAGAGGGGAAAGACAAAAAATATTAAGGGTTAAGATAAATATTGATGAAGGGAAAGGTATAAACTCAATAAAAAATATTTTACACAAAGATATTGTTTTTAATGTCTATATAGAGGCTTCAATACAAAAGGCACTGAAAAGAATGCTTTTACCATCCATAGAGCTTGAAGTTAGAAGTGAATTGAAGGAATTTGCAGAAGAGAAGGCTATTAAAGTATTTGAAGAAAACTTGAAAAACATTCTTCTAACCCCACCGGTTAAAAATAAAAGGATTTTAGGGGTTGATCCCGCTTTTAGGACAGGGTGTAAATATGCAGCAATAGACGAAACAGGGAAATTGTTAAATTATGGGGTAATATATCCCGTAGAGCCTCAGAAAGATATTGATGGAAGTGAGAAAACACTTACCGAAATAATTAGAAAATATAACATTAATGCCATTGCTATCGGAAATGGTACTGCCAGCAGAGAGGTTGAAGAATTTGTGGCAAATATGATTGAAAAACACAGTCTTGGCGTGGAATACACTATTGTAAGTGAAGCAGGGGCAAGTGTGTATTCTGCAAGTAAAATTGCCAATGAAGAATTTCCGGAGTTGGACTTAACAATCAGAGGGGCAATATCAATCGCAAGAAGAGTGCTTGATCCACTTTCCGAATTGGTCAAAATAGAACCAAAATCTATTGGTGTCGGGATGTATCAGCATGATGTAAACCAGAATAGATTAAACGAAAAATTAGTAAATGTAATAGAAGATGTTGTAAATAAAGTTGGTGTTGATTTAAATACAGCAGGTTATTCCATTTTGAGCTATATCTCAGGCCTTAATTTATCTCTGGCAAAAAAGATTGTTAAGTTTAGGGATGAAAAAGGTAAATTTAAAAATCGAAAAGAGTTGCTAAATGTTGCAGGTATTGGTGAAAATATTTATAGGCAATGTGCGGGATTTCTTAAAATATATGATGGAGATGAGTTGCTGGATAAAATGTTTATACATCCGGAAAGTTATGATGCTACTTATAAGCTTTTTGATTACTTATCGTTGAAGCCTGAAAATCATAAGATGGTTAAGCTTGCCTTAAAGGGTAAAAATATTGCAGAAATCGCACAAAGAATAAATATTGGGCTTGAAACTTTGTCAGATATAATAGAAAATTTGGAGAAGCCTGAAATAGATATAAGGTGTAATGTCGCTCCTGTTATATTTAAGAAGGGTGTAGTTGATATAAATGATTTAGATGAAGGGATGATTTTACAAGGCAAAGTTAGTAATGTAGTAGATTTTGGGGCATTTATAGATTTGGGGCTTAAAAATGACGGGCTTGTTCATATATCAGAAATGGCTGATAGGTTTATCAAACACCCGAGTGAAGTAGTCGAGTTAGGTGACATAGTAAATGTTAAGATAATTAAAATTGATAAAGAAAGGGGTAGGGTAAGTTTATCACTTAAATTATGA
- a CDS encoding glycosyltransferase family 9 protein: protein MKILVFNPSFIGDSILTTPLLKYLKHKIPESKVYFCVRPESAPLFRNLDFIDEVVVYDKRKEDKGLIGIVKFAKKMNDIGFDIVISIHKSFRSSLLIKMLKANIKVGFNEASLPFVYTHKVHRDMSLHEVERNLMLGSKLIDDFNLEEVKSIAGKPEISSDDTFFCKLRKYLNIVANGKKIVVLAPTSNWKTKMWPAEKYAFLVNKLYEKGVYSLVLAAKSEEDDFLRFKKNVKVPFFNFALKTSIAELSSAIKSSDLLVCNDSAPLHMGVAHKRKILCFFGPTVPAFGFYPYTDDAEIIEVKNLYCRPCHIHGKNRCPEKHFKCMNDIDENVVLGKILAKLGINETTNC, encoded by the coding sequence ATGAAAATACTGGTTTTTAATCCATCTTTTATTGGGGATAGTATATTAACAACCCCTCTTTTAAAATATTTGAAGCATAAAATACCGGAGAGCAAAGTTTATTTTTGTGTTAGACCTGAAAGTGCACCATTGTTCAGAAATTTAGACTTTATTGATGAAGTTGTCGTTTATGATAAAAGAAAAGAAGATAAAGGGTTAATAGGTATTGTAAAATTTGCTAAAAAAATGAACGATATTGGCTTTGATATTGTAATTTCTATTCATAAGTCATTTAGAAGCAGTTTGCTTATTAAGATGCTTAAGGCAAATATTAAAGTTGGATTTAACGAAGCGTCGTTGCCATTTGTTTATACTCATAAGGTACATAGGGATATGAGTTTGCATGAGGTGGAAAGGAATTTAATGCTGGGAAGTAAGCTGATAGATGACTTTAATCTTGAAGAAGTAAAATCTATTGCAGGCAAACCTGAAATCTCAAGTGATGATACTTTTTTTTGTAAATTACGTAAATATTTGAATATAGTAGCTAATGGAAAAAAGATAGTGGTGCTTGCTCCCACAAGTAATTGGAAGACAAAGATGTGGCCGGCAGAAAAGTATGCTTTTCTTGTCAATAAGCTTTATGAGAAAGGGGTCTATTCCCTTGTATTGGCGGCAAAAAGTGAAGAAGATGATTTCCTTAGATTTAAAAAAAATGTGAAAGTTCCATTTTTTAATTTTGCTTTAAAAACTTCAATTGCTGAGTTATCGTCTGCTATCAAGTCTTCAGACCTATTGGTTTGTAATGACAGTGCCCCCCTTCATATGGGGGTGGCGCATAAAAGAAAAATTTTATGTTTTTTTGGCCCAACAGTCCCTGCGTTTGGATTTTATCCATATACGGATGATGCTGAAATTATCGAAGTAAAAAATTTGTATTGCAGGCCTTGCCATATTCATGGGAAAAACCGTTGTCCTGAAAAGCATTTCAAATGTATGAATGATATTGATGAAAATGTTGTATTGGGAAAAATACTTGCTAAATTGGGGATAAATGAAACTACTAATTGTTAG
- a CDS encoding glycosyltransferase family 9 protein, which produces MKLLIVRYSAFGDVILTTGVINFIKSTGLFKQIDILTDKGFSFIFENDVNVNKVLQYDKSLTFWQYLGFLQNEVNDYDYILDLQGKFRTLLLRFFSNSNSIGYDKKTWQRRLFTKFRILEKSLEEHVTERYIKKFIKTFSLEEPDIEALRPVINIKDVKEDNSIVVHPFASKNTKIWPYFDKLVEKLVIAGFSVKVIGQGVRDVFNKKGVINLVNKTDLKEMLEEIKKSKFLITTDSGPLHAGVALGVKTLGIFGSTTRHFGFYPEFKNSYIIENNDVICRPCHVHGLKSCPKDHFDCLKSISVEQVFDKVMDILK; this is translated from the coding sequence ATGAAACTACTAATTGTTAGATACAGTGCTTTTGGTGACGTAATTTTGACCACCGGAGTAATCAATTTTATAAAAAGTACCGGGCTTTTCAAGCAGATAGACATTTTGACAGATAAGGGTTTCAGCTTCATTTTTGAAAATGATGTCAATGTTAATAAAGTCCTACAATATGATAAAAGTCTAACCTTTTGGCAATATCTCGGTTTCTTACAAAATGAGGTAAATGATTACGATTATATCCTTGATTTACAAGGAAAATTTAGGACATTACTATTAAGATTTTTTAGTAATTCAAATAGCATAGGATATGATAAAAAGACATGGCAAAGAAGGTTGTTTACCAAGTTTAGAATACTTGAGAAAAGTCTTGAAGAGCATGTAACTGAAAGATATATCAAAAAATTTATTAAAACATTTTCATTAGAAGAACCTGATATTGAGGCATTACGTCCTGTTATTAATATCAAAGATGTAAAAGAGGATAATAGTATTGTAGTGCACCCTTTTGCCAGTAAAAATACGAAGATTTGGCCATATTTTGATAAACTGGTTGAAAAGCTTGTTATTGCTGGTTTTAGTGTAAAGGTAATAGGGCAAGGTGTTAGGGATGTTTTTAATAAGAAAGGTGTTATCAATCTTGTCAATAAAACAGACCTTAAGGAAATGCTTGAGGAGATAAAAAAATCAAAATTTTTGATAACAACTGATTCAGGCCCTTTACATGCTGGTGTAGCACTTGGGGTAAAGACTTTGGGAATATTTGGCTCAACAACGCGACATTTTGGTTTTTATCCTGAGTTTAAAAATAGTTATATTATTGAAAATAATGATGTAATTTGCAGGCCATGTCATGTTCATGGACTTAAAAGTTGTCCTAAGGATCATTTTGACTGCTTAAAAAGTATTTCTGTTGAGCAGGTTTTTGATAAAGTTATGGATATTTTAAAATGA
- a CDS encoding YdcF family protein, producing MIFFAIKKILSFLLLPPGLFVVLLLVVGVYLLLRKNKPVGVLLLILSTLIYLLSIEPVKDRLLLPLEDMHPVFTSSDNISKSLIVVLGGGVYDKSPDNDLKASVMPDPLKRLIYAYFLFKDNNADILVSGGRVFKSSEIQSEAEAMRDVLLRLGVDRDRIILDTNSLDTYENILNTKSIVLNNDYDRVIIVTSAYHMPRAMFLSQKAGLDAIPAPTDFKTDRTGYSFDSFLPKMGYLYESYKALHEYLGLLFYKIKY from the coding sequence ATGATATTTTTTGCCATAAAAAAGATATTGTCATTTTTATTGCTACCGCCTGGGCTTTTTGTAGTCTTACTTTTAGTGGTAGGGGTATATTTATTATTGAGAAAGAATAAGCCTGTAGGCGTGTTATTATTAATTTTATCAACATTAATCTATCTTTTGAGTATTGAGCCTGTAAAAGATAGGTTATTGCTCCCACTTGAAGATATGCATCCGGTTTTTACAAGTAGTGATAATATCTCTAAATCTTTGATTGTAGTGCTTGGGGGTGGCGTTTATGATAAAAGCCCGGATAATGATTTAAAAGCAAGTGTAATGCCTGACCCACTGAAAAGGTTAATTTATGCATATTTCCTTTTTAAAGATAACAATGCAGATATTTTGGTTTCAGGCGGACGAGTTTTTAAATCGAGTGAAATTCAAAGTGAAGCTGAAGCTATGCGGGATGTGCTACTGAGGTTAGGTGTTGACAGGGATAGAATAATTTTGGATACAAATAGTCTTGATACCTATGAAAATATTCTTAATACCAAGAGTATTGTTCTGAATAATGATTATGACAGAGTTATTATTGTAACATCAGCCTACCATATGCCAAGGGCGATGTTTCTTTCTCAAAAAGCAGGTTTGGATGCTATTCCTGCTCCGACTGATTTTAAGACAGACAGGACAGGGTATTCTTTTGACAGTTTTCTGCCTAAAATGGGTTATCTTTATGAATCCTATAAAGCCCTCCACGAATATTTAGGACTTCTTTTTTATAAAATAAAGTATTGA
- a CDS encoding pyruvate carboxylase — protein sequence MRIKKLMCANRGEIAIRVFRACTELGIRTVAIYSNEDIYSLHRYKADEAYLVGKGLDPVQAYLNIDEIIDIAKRKNIDAIHPGYGFLSESYEFASACDKAGIIFVGPRPETIKIFGDKQISKDLARECGVPVIEGSPGNVRNIEEAKQIASNIGYPVLLKAVAGGGGRGIRICNSEKELIENFESAKRESLKAFGKDEILLEKYIHKPKHIEIQLLADRYGNIVHLYERDCSIQRRHQKIIEIAPSLNLPEKTLTNLYKDSIKIGKMSNLSSAATVEFLVDKSGKHYFLEVNPRIQVEHTVTELITGIDLVQAQIHIAAGETLDGNKISIASQDSILKHGYAIQCRVTTEDPENKFMPDTGTIEAYRIAAGFGVRLDAGNGYVNAKITEHYDSLLVKVSTWATQFENSARKMARALSEFRIRGVKTNIPFLENVINHEKFLKGEVDTTFVDETNSLYQFKKRKDRATKTLKFLANNIVNNPSGVKLTDDITLPPIKTPVIKFGEKIPTGTKDILNRKGVKGVLDYIRNSKEVLFTDTTFRDAHQSLLATRVRTKDMIEIADAYAYHMNNLFSLEMWGGATFDVAFRFLKESPWERLRLLRERIPNILFQMLLRASNAVGYTNYPDNVVKKFIELSAKNGIDVFRIFDCFNWLDQLKVAIEEVKKNEKICEAAICYTGDITDPKKHKYSLKYYTGLAKELALMGTDIIGIKDMAGLCKPYAAKLLVKAIKDETGLPVHFHTHNTSGNGEASVLMAIEAGAEIVDAAISSMSGLTSQPNLNSIMAALESTEKRPSIDKDWAQNISDYFERVRRYYFPFESGLKSATAEVYEHEIPGGQYSNLIVQVEAMGLLDRWEEVRKMYKEVNNALGDIIKVTPSSKVVGDLALFLVRNDLTVNDLYTKGETLSFPDSVVSFFKGMLGQPVGGFPSDLQEIVLKNEKAIKCRPGELLKPYDFENAKKTLEKELSKEFSDEELISFALYPQVFKDFVKFTDEFGNPIVLDSKSFFYPLRKEEEISIDIEEGKTLIIKYLGISEPDTKGERRVYFELNGQPRNVAIKDNTLTDIIKSNTKGDISDPKQICATMPGKITKINVKLNDKVKKGDILLITEAMKIETKIAASVDGKVEEILLSEGDKIEAGDLLIKLS from the coding sequence ATGAGAATAAAAAAGCTCATGTGTGCAAACAGGGGAGAAATAGCAATTAGGGTTTTTAGAGCCTGTACTGAATTAGGAATTAGAACAGTTGCTATTTACTCAAATGAAGATATCTATTCACTGCATCGTTACAAAGCAGATGAAGCATACTTGGTAGGAAAAGGGCTTGACCCTGTGCAGGCATACTTAAATATAGATGAGATAATTGATATTGCCAAAAGAAAAAATATAGATGCGATACATCCCGGCTACGGTTTCCTCTCTGAATCTTATGAATTTGCCTCTGCGTGCGATAAGGCTGGCATAATATTTGTAGGCCCAAGACCGGAAACAATTAAAATTTTTGGTGACAAACAGATATCAAAAGACCTTGCAAGAGAGTGTGGAGTCCCTGTTATCGAAGGCTCACCTGGAAATGTAAGAAATATAGAAGAGGCCAAACAGATTGCCTCAAACATTGGATATCCGGTACTTTTAAAAGCCGTTGCAGGTGGTGGTGGAAGAGGCATCAGGATATGCAACTCTGAAAAAGAGCTTATTGAAAACTTTGAATCTGCAAAAAGGGAATCTTTAAAGGCATTTGGTAAAGATGAAATCTTACTTGAAAAATATATTCATAAACCGAAGCATATAGAGATACAGCTGTTAGCAGATAGGTATGGCAACATCGTTCATCTGTATGAAAGAGATTGCTCAATTCAAAGAAGACATCAAAAAATAATAGAAATAGCCCCTTCTCTTAATCTGCCGGAAAAAACTTTAACAAACCTTTATAAAGATTCAATTAAAATAGGAAAGATGTCAAACCTTTCAAGTGCAGCTACCGTAGAATTTTTAGTAGACAAGTCAGGGAAACATTATTTTCTTGAAGTCAATCCCAGGATACAGGTAGAGCACACTGTGACAGAGCTTATCACAGGTATTGATCTTGTTCAGGCACAAATACATATTGCAGCAGGTGAGACACTTGATGGCAACAAAATATCAATTGCTTCCCAAGATTCTATTTTAAAGCACGGATATGCTATTCAATGCAGGGTGACAACAGAAGACCCTGAAAATAAATTTATGCCTGATACAGGCACCATTGAAGCATATAGAATCGCTGCCGGCTTTGGCGTCAGACTTGATGCAGGTAATGGTTATGTAAATGCAAAAATCACCGAACATTACGATTCATTACTCGTAAAGGTATCTACTTGGGCAACTCAATTTGAAAATTCAGCCCGTAAAATGGCAAGAGCATTAAGTGAATTTAGAATCAGAGGTGTAAAAACAAACATCCCTTTCTTAGAAAATGTAATCAACCATGAAAAATTTTTGAAAGGTGAGGTTGATACAACATTTGTAGATGAAACCAACTCATTGTACCAATTTAAAAAGAGGAAAGATAGAGCCACCAAGACGTTAAAATTTTTGGCTAACAATATAGTTAACAATCCTTCCGGTGTAAAGCTTACTGATGATATCACATTGCCACCAATAAAAACACCTGTTATCAAATTCGGAGAAAAAATACCTACAGGCACAAAAGATATTTTAAACAGAAAAGGGGTAAAAGGTGTTTTGGACTATATAAGAAATTCAAAAGAAGTCCTTTTTACCGACACTACATTTCGTGATGCTCATCAATCTCTTTTAGCCACAAGAGTTAGGACAAAAGACATGATTGAAATTGCTGATGCGTACGCTTATCACATGAACAATTTATTTTCATTAGAAATGTGGGGTGGAGCTACATTTGATGTTGCATTTAGATTTCTAAAAGAATCACCGTGGGAAAGACTTCGACTTTTAAGAGAAAGAATTCCGAATATACTATTCCAAATGCTTTTAAGAGCTTCAAATGCAGTAGGTTATACAAACTACCCTGACAATGTAGTTAAAAAATTTATAGAATTATCCGCTAAAAATGGGATTGATGTTTTTCGTATTTTTGACTGCTTTAATTGGCTTGACCAGCTTAAAGTAGCAATTGAAGAGGTAAAAAAGAATGAAAAAATATGTGAAGCAGCAATATGCTACACCGGGGACATAACTGATCCTAAGAAACATAAATACAGCCTTAAATATTATACAGGTCTTGCAAAAGAGCTTGCCCTAATGGGTACAGATATTATCGGCATAAAAGATATGGCAGGACTTTGCAAACCCTATGCAGCCAAATTATTGGTCAAAGCAATCAAAGATGAAACAGGACTACCAGTACATTTTCATACGCACAATACCAGTGGAAACGGTGAAGCATCCGTGCTTATGGCAATAGAGGCAGGTGCCGAAATAGTTGACGCAGCAATAAGCTCTATGAGTGGACTAACCAGTCAACCAAACTTAAACTCAATAATGGCCGCTCTTGAATCCACTGAAAAACGTCCATCCATTGATAAAGATTGGGCTCAAAATATATCTGATTATTTTGAAAGGGTCAGAAGATATTATTTCCCATTTGAAAGTGGTCTAAAGTCAGCAACCGCAGAAGTTTACGAGCATGAAATTCCCGGCGGCCAATATTCAAATCTTATTGTGCAGGTGGAAGCAATGGGACTCTTAGACAGATGGGAAGAGGTAAGGAAAATGTACAAAGAGGTTAACAATGCCCTCGGAGATATAATCAAGGTAACACCTTCCTCAAAAGTTGTAGGTGATTTGGCACTATTTTTGGTCAGAAATGATCTGACGGTAAACGACTTATACACAAAAGGGGAAACATTATCATTCCCTGACTCGGTGGTAAGCTTTTTTAAAGGGATGTTAGGTCAGCCTGTGGGAGGCTTCCCATCAGATTTGCAAGAAATAGTTTTGAAAAATGAAAAAGCTATCAAATGCAGGCCTGGAGAGCTTCTAAAACCATACGACTTCGAAAACGCTAAAAAAACTCTGGAAAAAGAGCTTAGTAAAGAATTTTCCGATGAAGAGCTGATATCTTTTGCCCTTTATCCTCAAGTATTCAAAGATTTTGTAAAATTTACAGACGAATTTGGCAATCCGATAGTTTTGGATTCAAAATCATTTTTCTATCCACTAAGAAAGGAAGAGGAAATCTCCATAGATATTGAAGAAGGTAAGACACTTATAATTAAATACCTTGGTATCAGCGAGCCGGATACCAAAGGGGAAAGAAGGGTTTATTTTGAGTTAAACGGTCAGCCCAGAAATGTAGCTATAAAAGATAACACATTGACAGATATTATAAAATCAAACACAAAAGGGGATATTTCAGATCCAAAACAAATATGTGCAACAATGCCGGGGAAAATAACAAAAATAAATGTTAAATTAAACGATAAAGTAAAAAAAGGTGATATTTTATTAATCACTGAAGCGATGAAAATCGAAACTAAGATTGCAGCAAGTGTCGATGGAAAAGTAGAAGAAATTCTCCTTTCTGAAGGAGATAAAATAGAGGCTGGAGACCTTCTTATTAAGCTCTCTTGA